One genomic window of Scatophagus argus isolate fScaArg1 chromosome 16, fScaArg1.pri, whole genome shotgun sequence includes the following:
- the dctn5 gene encoding dynactin subunit 5 produces MELSEILYNKAEYIETASGNKVSRQSVLCGSQNIVLNGKTIVMNDCIIRGDLANVRVGRHCVVKSRSVIRPPFKKFSKGVAFFPLHIGDHVFIEEDCVVNAAQIGSYVHIGKNCVIGRRCVLKDCCKILDNTVLPPETVVPPFTVFSGCPGLFSGELPECTQDLMIDVTKSYYQKFLPLSQI; encoded by the exons ATGGAGTTATCTGAAATACTGTACAACAAAGCGGAGTACATTGAAACG GCTTCTGGCAACAAAGTGAGCAGACAGTCAGTGCTCTGTGGGAGTCAAAATATCGTCCTTAATGGCAaa ACTATCGTGATGAATGACTGCATTATCAGAGGCGACCTGGCTAATGTCAGGGTGGGCAGACACTGCGTGGTGAAGAGCCGGAGCGTCATTAGACCGCCTTTCAAAAAGTTCAGCAAAGG AGTGGCGTTCTTCCCGCTGCACATTGGAGACCACGTCTTCATCGAAGAGGACTGTGTGGTCAACGCTGCACAGATTGGTTCCTACGTCCACATTGGCAAGAATTGTGTCATA GGTCGTCGCTGTGTGCTGAAGGACTGCTGCAAGATCCTAGACAACACCGTGCTCCCTCCTGAGACCGTGGTGCCGCCTTTTACGGTCTTCTCTGGATGCCCAG gtcTGTTTTCAGGAGAGCTCCCAGAGTGCACACAGGACCTGATGATTGATGTAACCAAGAGCTACTACCAGAAGTTCTTGCCCCTCAGCCAGATCTGA
- the ndufab1b gene encoding NADH:ubiquinone oxidoreductase subunit AB1b yields the protein MAARVLLQCVRSFARPSLRLSSGSLAVRAGAAPAAAIHRPLSFAADSRRTRWLGQSRVPSLGVLCRQYGDLPPLTLETIKDRVMYVLKLYDKINPEKLQTSSHFMKDLGLDSLDQVEIIMAMEDEFGFEIPDAEAEKLMTPEEIVQYIADKKDVYE from the exons ATGGCGGCTCGtgtcctgctgcagtgtgtcCGCTCGTTCGCCCGGCCCTCACTGAGGCTTTCCTCCGGCAGTCTGGCAGTCAGAGCCGGTGCCGCTCCAGCAGCAGCCATCCACCGACCTCTCTCCTTCGCCGCAGACAGCCGGAGGACGCGGTGGCTCGGACAGAGTCGG gttCCCTCATTGGGAGTGTTGTGCCGACAGTATGGCGACCTGCCCCCCCTCACTCTAGAGACCATTAAAGACCGTGTCATGTATGTCCTCAAGCTCTATGACAAGATCAACCCTGAGAAG CTGCAGACATCCTCCCACTTCATGAAAGACCTGGGTCTGGACAGCTTGGACCAGGTAGAGATCATCATGGCCATGGAGGATGAGTTTG GCTTTGAGATCCCTGACGCCGAAGCAGAGAAGTTGATGACTCCTGAGGAGATAGTACAATATATCGCAGACAAGAAGGACGTTTATGAATAA